The nucleotide sequence TTCACCATCCCAATGTAAACCGTAATGCTCAAGTGCGTGAAGAATACGGCTGGCAGCACCGGGAACTTCTCTAGGCGGATCAATATCATCAATACGTATCAGCCACTTTCCCTGACAAGCACGGGCCTGCAAATAGCTGCCAATGGCAGTGATTAATGAACCAAAATGCAGGTCACCAGAAGGTGATGGGGCGAAACGCCCAATATAAGCCTGGGGACGTTCAGATTTTATCATATGGAGATCAGCGGGGTTGTTTATACGGCGTCATAAAGACGCCGTATTCGGAACACCATTAATTAGCCAGCCATCTGTTTTTCACGGATTTCGGCTAGGGTTTTACAATCAATACACAAATCTGCGGTTGGACGGGCTTCCAAACGACGGATGCCGATCTCGATGCCACAGGATTCACAAAAACCGAAATCGTCATCTTCGACTTTTTTCAGGGTTTTCTCGATCTTCTTAATCAATTTACGTTCACGATCGCGGTTACGTAATTCAAGACTGAATTCTTCTTCCTGCGCCGCACGGTCAACTGGATCAGGGAAGTTCGCTGCCTCATCTTGCATATGAGATACAGTACGATCTACTTCATCCCTGAGCTGATTGCGCCATGCTTCAAGAATTAGCTTGAAATGCGCCAACTGGGCATCGTTCATGTATTCTTCACCTGGCTTTTCTTGGTAAGGTTCTACCCCAGCGATGGCGAGAATGCTTAAGGACGAGGTTTTACGTTTTTGCCCTTCTTGCATAATACTTCTCCTACACACGCACTATCAAACAAACCCCTAGCGGGGGAAAAAAACAGGCCGCTATAAATAGCAGATGGAGCATGGGTTGGCAATTGTTCCTGCCATTAGTTTCACAATGGTGTGAAAGCAAATGTATTGCACGCCTTTACACCTTGTACAACCGGGCTGCAAATATTAGGTGAGTCGGTAAGTTAATCATTTCAGTAAAAAAGTTAACTTATCGCCTAAAACCATCCCTTTTCCCGTCATGTTGGCCTGGTAACAGATAACTTCGACCCCAGAGTTTTGCGCTTGTTCCAAAAGAGATGAATAATTATGATCAATATGTGCAGCCGCCGCGACCTGATTGATCCCAGAATGCAGAACAGCAAAAAATAAAACAGCTCTTTGCCCTTGTTCTGCTATGTGCTGCAATTCCCGCAAGTGTTTCTGTCCGCGGGTCGTGACAGCATCTGGGAAATAGCCACAATTTTCTTGGAGCAGTGTCACTGATTTCACTTCAATATAGCAATTAACCTGCTGTTCTGCTTGTAACAGTAAATCTATCCGACTGTTCTCTTCGCCATATTTCACTTCCCGGCTGATTTTTTTATATTCAGAAAATTCTGGAATGGCATTTTGTGCAATAGCCTCGGCGACTAAATCATTTGCTCTGAGCGTATTGACACAAATCCAGTGACCAGCCGGTGTTTCTGTCAATTCCCAACTGTTTGGGTATTTACGTTTTGGATTATCGGAGGTGGAATACCAAACCGTATCTCCCGGTGTCGCACAGCCGGTCATGGCACCTGTATTGGCACAGTGGATAGTCAGTGTTTCACCTTCCGGTGTGATGACATCAGCCAGGAAGCGTTTATAACGACGAATTAGCGTGGCAGATTGTAAAGGTGGATGGAATTCCATAAAAACTCCTGAATGACGGATGGCATAAGATTGAAGCAGGCAATGCTACAATGTTCTTTCAGTCGACCAAAACATCTTTCCACAACATTTCGTCTTATGGTCGAATTTTACCCGTCTATCTGACCGGGATTTTTCGTTTGATTTATACCCGTCATCTTTCAAGTTGCCTCTTTATTGGCTGCACTCACTCACCCCGGTCACATCGTTATCTATGCTCCCGGGGATTCGCTCCCTTGCCGTCGCGATCCATCTTGAAATCCATTGGGTATATACGGAATTATCACTTTTATTCCCTGATTTTTTTAATCGGCTACGTAATGATTGGCTGGAGTAATCTTTATCCGAAATAACTGCTTTTGAACGATGTTTCATAAAACTGTTTTTATGCTGAATACCAAGACTATCCAGCAGGTGTAATGTATATTTAGTCGAATCTGCCATTAAATAGTTATTTAACGGAGTGTATTATTCCGTTGCTTTTGAAACCCCTATTATCGCTTAAAATTAGTAAAGAATTTCAAGTTGAACAGGATCACTTATTATTTTAATAACCCCAGTGTCAGATTTTTCAAATTCAATTTGATATTTTTCATTGTCAATGCCTGTAATAATATTATCTAGATAAGAATATGCGAATCTTATTGATTTGCTTTTAGCCCATTCAGGTAATAAATGCACATAGTAGTTAAAAACTATAAACCCTCTTTTTTTATTTATGTAAGTTATACTTAGAATGTCTTTTAACATCATTCTACCGTAACAAAAATCACCATTTTTATTAAATTCTTTTTTTCCTAACTTGGTTAAGTTCCATAATTTATTTTTTCCTCTTTTAAAATCCAATTTCACTAATCCAGCATCAACAAGAGATTCCATGTTCGCATTAACCCATATAGAATTTTCATTAATTGATACTGGCCATTCAGTTTCACCTAGGCATAATAATATTTTATCGTCAATTTTTTTTTGTATTTTTTTTCTAAAAGATTCATTTTCTCCTGAATGACAAAAAAAAGATAAAAAAACAAAAAAAAATAAAAAAAATTTCATAAACTACACTCCATATTATATTCTGTCATGGCATCACTAACATTTTTATATTTTTTCTTTGTAAGATAGGATTTAGTATAATCCCAATAATAATTTGAAATACCAGGCACTTCATTGTTATATTTTATATCATATTTAATAAATTCTACTGGGTATTCTCCAAATATGTCATCATCATTATTTTTTTTGCGAAAAAAAATAATATAATAAACTCCATTTTTTACCCTTAGCTCGTAATCTTGTATTTTTATTTCAGAAGCAGATAATTTAAAATCAAACCAAGTAAAACCAGTATCATTTGGGAGTGGAACTATATTAAATTTCCCATTTTTATTTTTTATAAAAACAGTTAATGTGTTACTTGGATGAGATGTATTGTTTTCAAATTTGGCATAAAAAATTACATCTTTTTTTCCATCACCATTCAAATCTATAAGATTGATTCCATCCTTTAGATTTACCTTATTTCCGCAATGAGAAAATGCCTCAAACGAGAAAAGTAAAATAAAAATAAGGTAAAATTTATTTTTCATTTAAATAGCTCCTAACTAATCTAAATCCAACATCTGGCATAATATATCCTGAACTATGGTTATCACAACTGGATAAGCTGTTTGCATGGGAAAGATAACTTCCACCACAAAAATAGTACAACTTAACTGTACCAAGTTCATAACTATCATAGACCCATTCAGAAACATTTCCACTCATATCGTATAAATCTAAGTCGTTTGGAGATAATTTACCTACAACCTGTGTTCCAAAATTACTTGTATTAAACTCTGGATACCATGCCACCTTCTTAGAATCATTGCTTCCAGAGTGATAGTATCCATATCTTCCTAATCGTAAGGCAGGCTTTCCGCCCCTTGCTGCAACATGCCATTCATTTAAGGTAGGTAAACGATAGCCATTAGCGTTTGTATTTATAAAGATCTCTAAGTTTTTGTCTTTTTTTCTAATAGTTTTATTTCCTTTTTGAAAATATACTGGAGTGAGTTTTAATTTCTCACTTAATGCATTTGAAAAAAGAATGGTATCTAACCATTTAATACTAGTCACAGGATGCCTGCCTTCTTCCTGCTCAGGAGGAAGGCAATCTTCATAATGTGCCCCATTACATCCATCATCAAAATCATAACCATTTAATATAGCCCATTCATATACCTCTTTATATTCTGAATAAGTAACTTCATTCTTCATGATATAAAAAGAATTTAATGTAACATTAGAATGAGATTCATAATTTTGAGCGCCAAACACACTACCAACGTAAAAATCACCGCCTTCAACAAAGCTGAGTTTCATGTTATCAAATGAATATGCTTTTGATGACATTATTATAGATAAAAACAAATATACCCGTCATCTTTCAAGTTGCCTCTTTGTTGGCTGCACTCACTCACCCCAGTCACATCGTTATCTATGCTCCCGGGGATTCGCTCCCTTGCCGTCGCGATGCATCTTGAAATCCATTGGGTATATCTTTTACTTTTAAATTTAGATACATTTGTTGTATTACGGAAGAGTATTCTTCCGGTAGATAACTCATCAAATTGAAACTCATTTGTTAATTCATTTAAATTTTTATCAAAACCATATTTGATAAAGCAAAATTCAAAGCCTAATTTTAAACTCCTTTCATGACTTTGTAAAAATAATTAAGAATCTAGGTAATTAAAATATTAGTACATTAAATGAATTTATCAATGTATTTGACATTAAAATTATTTATATATCTAATCTAACTATTTGTTTTTAAAAACAGAAACCGCAATATTACTGTATCAATGGCAATTATGCATGATTATATTCTCTCTGTACCCTGTATTGGCACAGTGGATAGAATTCCATAAAAACGCCTGAATGACGGATGGCATAAGATTGAAGCAGGCAATGCTACAATGCAGGCGGTTGAAAGTTAACTTTCTTTGGTATGGAGTATTTGTGTCTTTATTGCCTGTATATGAGATCGTCGAACCTGTCCTGAGTGCGTTGAAAAATTCACAACAGGTCCTGCTTCATGCTCCGGCCGGTGCAGGGAAATCGACGGCTTTGCCATTGGAAATTTTGAAAAAAGCCGCTTTTTCCGGGCGTATCATAATGTTAGAACCACGGCGGATTGCCGCTCGCAGTGTTGCTAATCGCCTTGCCGCTCAACTGAATGAAAATATCGGACAGACCGTGGGTTACCGGATGCGTTCAGAAACAAAAGTGAGTGTAACTACTCGCCTTGAAGTGGTAACAGAAGGCATTTTAACCCGAATGTTACAGCAGGACCCTATGCTGACAGGGGTTTCTCTGGTGATTCTGGATGAATTCCATGAGCGCAGCTTGCAGGCTGATTTGGCGTTGGCATTGTTGCTGGATGTACAGGCAGGGCTGCGGGATGATCTGCGCATTTTGATCATGTCAGCGACGCTGGATAATCAGCGGCTCTGTTCTTTATTACCTGATGCACCAGTGATTATTTCAGAAGGGCGAAGCTTTCCTGTGACCAGACATTATTGTCCTTTGTCTGCTCACCAACCTTTTGAACAGAGTATCGCCACCGTTGTATTGCGGTTACTCCAACAGGAGCAAGGTTCTGTGCTGTTGTTTTTGCCGGGTAGCGGGGAAATTCAACGGGTGTTTGGACTGCTTAGCGGGAGAGTGGCTGAGGATACCGATTTGTGCCCGTTATACGGTGCGTTGTCATTGGCTGAGCAACAAAAAGCGATCGAACCTTCACCATCTGGACGCCGTAAAGTTGTTTTGGCGACTAATATTGCAGAAACCAGTTTAACGATTGAAGGTATTCGGTTGGTGATTGATAGTGGTCTTGAACGCACGACGCGTTTTGAACCCAAAAATGGTCTGACTCGCCTGATCACTCAACGTATCAGTCAAGCTTCTATGACACAACGAGCTGGTCGGGCAGGACGGTTAGAAGCCGGTGTGTGTTGGCATCTATTCAGCCAAGAACAGGCAGAAAGAGCGGTAGAGCATAGTGAGCCCGAAATTCTGAATGCTGATCTCAGTAGCTTATGGCTCTCCTTATTGCAGTGGGGGTGTCATGATATTTCTCAATTGCACTGGCTAGATATACCACCTGCGGCGGCTCTGGCGGTGGCTAAGTCGCTGTTATTACAGTTAGGTGCAATCAGTAACAGTGGTCAGTTAACGTCCAGAGGCAGTAAAATGGCGGAATCCGGTAGTGATCCGCGTCTGGCAGCGATGTTATGTGCGGGGTTGGAACAAGGGGCCGATATGCTGGCAACCGCCGCTATGCTGACCGCGATTCTGGAGGAGCCGCCCCGTGATGGTCAGCCGGACATCACTTATTGGGTTGAGCAGCGACAAGCTCATTGGTTACGGCGGGCAAAGCAGTTAGTTAGAAATATGGGTGATCATTTTGGTGAGCCAGTCGGTGGATTTGCTGCAATGCTATTAGCCCAAGGTTTCCCTGACAGAATAGCCAAAAATCGGGATAAGGGAGGGCGTTTTCAACTGTCGAACGGTCTGGGAACGATAATCGATGATGAAGAAACGTTATCTGGCGAATCGTGGCTGGTGGCTCCTTCATTATTACAAAACAGTAGAAATCCTGACGCGCGTATTTTGCTGGCTTGTCCTCTGGATATTGAACGACTGATACAGCAACAGCCGAATTTATTCAGTGAACAGAGTGTCGTTGAATGGGATGATAACAAAGGGACGTTGCAGGCTTGGAAGCGGCTGCAATGTGGCAGCCTGACAGTAAAAGCCCAACGATTGGCAAAGCCTTCCGATGAGCAATTACAACAGGCTCTGCTAAACTGGTTACGCAGTGAGGGATTACATGAGCTGAATTGGTCACCTGCGGCGGTTCAGTTGTGCATCCGTATCCAATGTGCGGCCAAATGGTTACCTGAAATGCTGTGGCCGCCAGTCAATAATGATGCATTAATGGCTTCTCTTGATGATTGGTTAATGCCGTTCCTTACTGGTGTGCGTGATTTGAAAGGGCTGAAACAGATTGATTTGTTGCCGGCACTGGAAAATTTGCTGGATTGGCAGCAACAACAGTGTCTGGATAATGAACTGCCTATTTATTACACTGTCCCTACCGGCAGTCGGATAGCAATCCGTTATTTCAGTGATAAACCACCGGTATTATCAGTTCGGATACAGGAAATGTATGGTGAGTGGCAAAGCCCATCTCTGGCAAAAGGGCGGGTAACACTGGTGCTTGAACTACTATCACCCGCCCAAAGGCCATTGCAGATCACACAGGATTTGGCTGCTTTTTGGCAAGGATCCTATCGTGAAGTGCAAAAAGAGATGAAAGGGCGTTATCCAAAACATTTATGGCCGGATGATCCGGCGAATACGGTACCGACTCGGCGGACAAAAAAATATTCGTAATAGAGTTTAACCCTTGTTTTTGCCGGCGAATAAATTCATTAAAAAATATGAAAACCCAATAATAGCATCTAAACGGTTTCGGAGAATTTTGGAATGTCTGGTGAAGATCGTCAACCAATCGGACGTAAAGGCAAAAAATGGGTATCCCGCCGTAAACGGTCAATAAAAAGACGGTATCTGTTGGATGATGATAATGGCTATGAAGATGAGGACTACGATGATGAAGAGGATCAACTCATGACAAAGAAAGGAATGTATTCCCGTCCACCTAAGAAAAAGTGGCGTTGGTTCTGGTTGTTATTCAAGATATTCATTATTTTTGCCGTATTATTGGCGGCTTATGGTGTCTATCTGGATGCCAAAATCCGCGATCGCATTGATGGGAGAGTCTGGGAATTACCTGCGGCGGTCTATGGCCGCATGGTCAATCTTGAACCGGGCATGAACTACAGTAAGAAAGAGATGGTACATCTGCTGGAAGGGATGCAGTATCGCCAGGTGACGAAAATTACCCGTCCCGGAGAGTTTTCTGTCAGAGGTGAAACCATTGAAATGTTGCGTCGTCCGTTTGATTTCCCAGACAGCAAAGAGGGGCAGATCCACGCTCTGCTAACTTTCAGTGATAACCGTTTGGCGGGGATCGAAAATCTGGAAAATCAGCGTCAGTTTGGGTTCTTCCGCCTTGATCCGAAGCTGATTACCATGTTGCAGTCTCCCAATGGGGAGCAGCGGCTATTTGTGCCGCGTTCTGGTTTCCCTGATTTACTGGTTAACACCTTGCTGGCGACGGAAGATCGCCATTTCTATCAACATGATGGCATCCGTATTCTTTCCATTGGGCGTGCAGCACTGGCTAACTTGACTGCCGGGCGCACGGTTCAGGGGGGAAGTACCCTGACGCAACAATTGGTGAGAAACCTGTTCCTGACCAATGAACGCACTTTGGTACGTAAAGCTAATGAAGCCTATATGGCTGTGCTGATGGATTATCGTTACAGCAAAGATCGGATTCTCGAACTGTATCTGAACGAAGTTTTTTTAGGCCAAAGTGGTGATGGGGAGATCCGAGGATTTCCGCTGGCGAGCCTCTACTATTTTGGTCGTCCCGTGGATGAATTGAGTTTGGATCAACAGGCGTTGCTGGTTGGTATGGTGAAAGGCGCTTCACTCTATAATCCGTGGCGCAATCCTAAACTCACTCTCCAGCGTCGTAATGTGGTGCTCAAGCTGTTACAAAACCAGCAAATTATTGATGAAGATCTTTATAAATTATTAAGTGCTCGTCCACTGGGGGTAAAACCGAAAGGTGGTGTTATTACCCCGCAACCGGCGTTTATGCAGCTCGTTCGTAAGGAGTTGCAGGACAAACTGGGGGATAGAGTGAATGATCTGTCCGGCGTGAAAATCTTCACTACTTTGGACCCAGTATCTCAAGATGCGGCTGAAAACGCAGTAGAAGAGGGGATTGCCAGTCTGAGAAAAACTCGCAAAATTGCTGACCTTGAAGGAGCAATGGTAATTGTCGATCGCATCAGTGGTGAAATCAGGGCGATGGTTGGTGGTTCTCAACCGCAGTATGCTGGATTTAACCGAGCAATGATGGCGCGTCGTTCAATTGGTTCACTGGCAAAACCTTCGACTTATTTGGCGGCATTGAGTGAGCCTGATCAATTTCGACTGAATACTTGGCTGTCGGATGAACCTCTTGCGGTAAAACAGCCGAACAGCAAGGTTTGGGAACCGAGAAATTATGACCGTCGTTTCCGTGGACGTGTCCTGTTGATAGATGGGCTGGCGAATTCATTGAATATTCCTACGGTGAATCTTGGATTGGCAGTTGGTCTTGATCATGTCAGCAACACATTGATCCGGCTTGGCGTACCGGAGGAAGTGATTCAACAGGTTCCAGCCATGTTACTGGGTTCTCTTAGCTTGACACCTTTAGAAGTGGCGCAGGAATACCAGACGATGACGAGTGGCGGCAATCGTGCGACGCTTTCCGCGTTACGTTCTGTCATCGCGGAGGATGGCACCGTGATATATCAGAGTTACCCACAGGCTGAACGGGCTGTACCGGCTCAGGCGGCTTATCTGACGCTATATGGTATGCAGCAGGTGGTGGCGAATGGAACTTCTCGTTCTCTGAATGCTAAGTTTGGTCGTTATAATCTGGCGGGTAAAACGGGCACTACCAATGATCTGCGTGATAGCTGGTTTGCCGGAATCGATGGTAAAGAAGTGGTGATCGCATGGGTTGGTCGCGATAACAACGGACCGACCAATCTGACAGGCGCTACAGGGGCGTTGAATGTATATCGCCGTTATCTGGAAAATCAGACGCCGCTGATGTTGAATAACATTCCACCGGAAGGCATTGTCGATATGGCGGTTAATCAGGATGGCAGCTTTAGCTGTAGTGGCAGTGGTTGGCGAACATTACCGGTTTGGACTTATGATCCACAGAGTTTGTGCCAACAAACAGCGGTATCAGCACCGGTTCAACAGCAAGAAGAAGCACCGGGCTGGTTGCGAGAGATGTTTGGCCAATAATCAATATTTGATTTGAGATGAATGACAAAGCGCTGATCTTTAATGGTCAGCGTTTTGATTTTCTGAGTTTAACGGCTTTCCAAACATACCGAACCATTATTTTTTCGACTTTATACCTGTCATCTTTCAAATTGCCTCTTTGTTGGCTGCGCTCACTCACCCCGGTCACATCGTTCGCTATGTGACCGGGGATTCGCTCCCTTGCCGTCGCGATCCATCTTGAAATCCATAGGGGATATATGATCATCGCAATGGCGGTGATTATCTGCTTGTGTTATGTAATTGTTTATAAATTGTTTCAAAACATGATGTTTTACACCTGTTTGGGGCAATAAAATCAGCAATTTTCAGAATATTCCTATATGTTTTCTAAGCGAAATGTGATGAATTATTAATCATTCGTATTAACTCATGGTGATAATGATATGACGATAATTTCAATTAGATCCACTCTCCATACTGTAAATCAATGGAGAGATGAATAATGGCAATAGGATATTTCTTGCTTGTTGGTGATAAGACAACCTGTGGCGGACAGATTATTACCGGTGACCACACCATGACATTTAATGGACGGGCAACCGCTCGTGAAGGAGATAAGGTCACCTGTGGCAAACATCCCGGTAGTTATACGATTGTCGGTGGTGTATCAGATGTGTTTGATATGGGACGTAAGTTGGCTGGCACATTGGACAGTGTGAGTACTTGCCCTTGTCGGGCTAGGTTTATCAATTCGGAGATGGACAGCTATGAGAAGCAGGAGCAACCCAATAATCGGGCTACATCCCCTGTTAATATGGCGACCCAAAATTTCTCGTCGCCGGTGGAGGAAGCGAGAAACGTTCAGCCCGCACCTCCTGTGACTAAAGAGCCTCCGATACCGGTGTTTGCGAAATCCTGCTTACGGGGTAAAGGTTGTACCGATGCCGGAACCGAAGCCGAACCGGCGGATAACTTCGGCAGAGTGGCGATATATCAGGTTCCGTCATCTCCCACTCCGGTGACGCCGCAAAAACCAGAACCGCCTCCGCAAGGTGAGAAACAGCCGTCTGAACCGGATAAACCGCAGGATAAAAAATTACCGTGGTATAAACGGTGGTTCCGTGGTGGTGAAGATAAAGCCGAAGCGGCTGCTGCTGCCGTGGCCGCCACTGCTCGTAGCGCGGTAGCGGAAGGGGAAACGCTGGTGATGCGTTACATTGGCGGCGGCGCTATCAGTGCAGGACGTTGGCTAGCGGCGCCGAATCCGGTGACAGTTGGATTAATGGGGCTGTTTTATTCACCTAAGCTGAATGAGGGTGAGGAGGATTACTTAGATCCGTCTCGCCTGAGACAGATAGCGGAACAGTACGGTAAAGCGCCAACTCGTGTACGTTTTCGCTGGATCAGAGATGAAAAAAGCGGCAGGATGACGGTTCAGGGATATCACGTCAGCCCGGAAGGCGGCTTGGATAAAGTACCGGTTCGCATGATGACGCTGAATCGGACCACCGGTAATTACGAGTTTTGGGAACCGGGGGAATACCGGCCGACGATTTTATGGACGCCGAACGAACAGGAATTCAAGGTGCCAGCCCATACCGGGAATGAAGAACAGCCGTTTATTCCGTCGCAAATAACCGTGTTGCCGATCCCGGAGAAAGTGGGCAGCGATATTGAATCGTTACCTATGCCGGAAGAGAAGGATTTTCGTGATTATATTCTGATCCTCCCTGTTCCTAATATGCCGCCGGTGTATGTGTATTTGAGTAAACCACCGGTGAAACCGTTGGAAGTGGGAGAATATCAGGATCTGGCTGGACGTAGCCGTAATGATGGGTTGGATATTGATCATATTCCTTCTAAGGCAGCGTTGAAATTGTTTTTAAAAAATAAGTTAGGTAAGGCTGCAACAGATAAAGACATAGATAAGATACTCAATAGTGGTGTATCCATAGCTATCCCTCATAGGGTTCACAGAGGCTATAGTGAAACTTATAAGGGCAGGAATACAAAGGCGAAACAAGTTAAAGACGCATCAGATATTAGAGTGGCGGTAGACAGTAATTTTGATGCTCAAGTTCCCGGCCTACGAGAAGAAGGCTATACAGATGATCAGTTGAACAAGGCACGAGAAGAATTACACCAACTGAATAAAGAACAAGGGTGGTATAAATAGTGGCTGACATTACGAAATTAATTAAATGTCTTGGAAGAACCGCTGAAACGTTAGTTGAAGATGGTGAGATATCTAAAGGAATATTTAAGTTTCATTTTGAAGGGGATGAATCGTTCAATTGCGAACCTGAAAAAGGAATCACATTAGTTTTTGATTCT is from Photorhabdus laumondii subsp. laumondii and encodes:
- the dksA gene encoding RNA polymerase-binding protein DksA, giving the protein MQEGQKRKTSSLSILAIAGVEPYQEKPGEEYMNDAQLAHFKLILEAWRNQLRDEVDRTVSHMQDEAANFPDPVDRAAQEEEFSLELRNRDRERKLIKKIEKTLKKVEDDDFGFCESCGIEIGIRRLEARPTADLCIDCKTLAEIREKQMAG
- the sfsA gene encoding DNA/RNA nuclease SfsA — its product is MEFHPPLQSATLIRRYKRFLADVITPEGETLTIHCANTGAMTGCATPGDTVWYSTSDNPKRKYPNSWELTETPAGHWICVNTLRANDLVAEAIAQNAIPEFSEYKKISREVKYGEENSRIDLLLQAEQQVNCYIEVKSVTLLQENCGYFPDAVTTRGQKHLRELQHIAEQGQRAVLFFAVLHSGINQVAAAAHIDHNYSSLLEQAQNSGVEVICYQANMTGKGMVLGDKLTFLLK
- the cpmF gene encoding carbapenem biosynthesis protein CpmF, whose amino-acid sequence is MSSKAYSFDNMKLSFVEGGDFYVGSVFGAQNYESHSNVTLNSFYIMKNEVTYSEYKEVYEWAILNGYDFDDGCNGAHYEDCLPPEQEEGRHPVTSIKWLDTILFSNALSEKLKLTPVYFQKGNKTIRKKDKNLEIFINTNANGYRLPTLNEWHVAARGGKPALRLGRYGYYHSGSNDSKKVAWYPEFNTSNFGTQVVGKLSPNDLDLYDMSGNVSEWVYDSYELGTVKLYYFCGGSYLSHANSLSSCDNHSSGYIMPDVGFRLVRSYLNEK
- the mrcB gene encoding bifunctional glycosyl transferase/transpeptidase, yielding MSGEDRQPIGRKGKKWVSRRKRSIKRRYLLDDDNGYEDEDYDDEEDQLMTKKGMYSRPPKKKWRWFWLLFKIFIIFAVLLAAYGVYLDAKIRDRIDGRVWELPAAVYGRMVNLEPGMNYSKKEMVHLLEGMQYRQVTKITRPGEFSVRGETIEMLRRPFDFPDSKEGQIHALLTFSDNRLAGIENLENQRQFGFFRLDPKLITMLQSPNGEQRLFVPRSGFPDLLVNTLLATEDRHFYQHDGIRILSIGRAALANLTAGRTVQGGSTLTQQLVRNLFLTNERTLVRKANEAYMAVLMDYRYSKDRILELYLNEVFLGQSGDGEIRGFPLASLYYFGRPVDELSLDQQALLVGMVKGASLYNPWRNPKLTLQRRNVVLKLLQNQQIIDEDLYKLLSARPLGVKPKGGVITPQPAFMQLVRKELQDKLGDRVNDLSGVKIFTTLDPVSQDAAENAVEEGIASLRKTRKIADLEGAMVIVDRISGEIRAMVGGSQPQYAGFNRAMMARRSIGSLAKPSTYLAALSEPDQFRLNTWLSDEPLAVKQPNSKVWEPRNYDRRFRGRVLLIDGLANSLNIPTVNLGLAVGLDHVSNTLIRLGVPEEVIQQVPAMLLGSLSLTPLEVAQEYQTMTSGGNRATLSALRSVIAEDGTVIYQSYPQAERAVPAQAAYLTLYGMQQVVANGTSRSLNAKFGRYNLAGKTGTTNDLRDSWFAGIDGKEVVIAWVGRDNNGPTNLTGATGALNVYRRYLENQTPLMLNNIPPEGIVDMAVNQDGSFSCSGSGWRTLPVWTYDPQSLCQQTAVSAPVQQQEEAPGWLREMFGQ
- the cpmG gene encoding carbapenem biosynthesis protein CpmG produces the protein MKNKFYLIFILLFSFEAFSHCGNKVNLKDGINLIDLNGDGKKDVIFYAKFENNTSHPSNTLTVFIKNKNGKFNIVPLPNDTGFTWFDFKLSASEIKIQDYELRVKNGVYYIIFFRKKNNDDDIFGEYPVEFIKYDIKYNNEVPGISNYYWDYTKSYLTKKKYKNVSDAMTEYNMECSL
- the hrpB gene encoding ATP-dependent helicase HrpB, whose product is MLQCRRLKVNFLWYGVFVSLLPVYEIVEPVLSALKNSQQVLLHAPAGAGKSTALPLEILKKAAFSGRIIMLEPRRIAARSVANRLAAQLNENIGQTVGYRMRSETKVSVTTRLEVVTEGILTRMLQQDPMLTGVSLVILDEFHERSLQADLALALLLDVQAGLRDDLRILIMSATLDNQRLCSLLPDAPVIISEGRSFPVTRHYCPLSAHQPFEQSIATVVLRLLQQEQGSVLLFLPGSGEIQRVFGLLSGRVAEDTDLCPLYGALSLAEQQKAIEPSPSGRRKVVLATNIAETSLTIEGIRLVIDSGLERTTRFEPKNGLTRLITQRISQASMTQRAGRAGRLEAGVCWHLFSQEQAERAVEHSEPEILNADLSSLWLSLLQWGCHDISQLHWLDIPPAAALAVAKSLLLQLGAISNSGQLTSRGSKMAESGSDPRLAAMLCAGLEQGADMLATAAMLTAILEEPPRDGQPDITYWVEQRQAHWLRRAKQLVRNMGDHFGEPVGGFAAMLLAQGFPDRIAKNRDKGGRFQLSNGLGTIIDDEETLSGESWLVAPSLLQNSRNPDARILLACPLDIERLIQQQPNLFSEQSVVEWDDNKGTLQAWKRLQCGSLTVKAQRLAKPSDEQLQQALLNWLRSEGLHELNWSPAAVQLCIRIQCAAKWLPEMLWPPVNNDALMASLDDWLMPFLTGVRDLKGLKQIDLLPALENLLDWQQQQCLDNELPIYYTVPTGSRIAIRYFSDKPPVLSVRIQEMYGEWQSPSLAKGRVTLVLELLSPAQRPLQITQDLAAFWQGSYREVQKEMKGRYPKHLWPDDPANTVPTRRTKKYS
- the cpmH gene encoding carbapenem biosynthesis protein CpmH, with the protein product MKFFLFFFVFLSFFCHSGENESFRKKIQKKIDDKILLCLGETEWPVSINENSIWVNANMESLVDAGLVKLDFKRGKNKLWNLTKLGKKEFNKNGDFCYGRMMLKDILSITYINKKRGFIVFNYYVHLLPEWAKSKSIRFAYSYLDNIITGIDNEKYQIEFEKSDTGVIKIISDPVQLEILY
- a CDS encoding carbapenam-3-carboxylate synthase domain-containing protein, which produces MKYGFDKNLNELTNEFQFDELSTGRILFRNTTNVSKFKSKRYTQWISRCIATARERIPGSIDNDVTGVSECSQQRGNLKDDGYICFYL
- a CDS encoding S-type pyocin domain-containing protein, whose product is MAIGYFLLVGDKTTCGGQIITGDHTMTFNGRATAREGDKVTCGKHPGSYTIVGGVSDVFDMGRKLAGTLDSVSTCPCRARFINSEMDSYEKQEQPNNRATSPVNMATQNFSSPVEEARNVQPAPPVTKEPPIPVFAKSCLRGKGCTDAGTEAEPADNFGRVAIYQVPSSPTPVTPQKPEPPPQGEKQPSEPDKPQDKKLPWYKRWFRGGEDKAEAAAAAVAATARSAVAEGETLVMRYIGGGAISAGRWLAAPNPVTVGLMGLFYSPKLNEGEEDYLDPSRLRQIAEQYGKAPTRVRFRWIRDEKSGRMTVQGYHVSPEGGLDKVPVRMMTLNRTTGNYEFWEPGEYRPTILWTPNEQEFKVPAHTGNEEQPFIPSQITVLPIPEKVGSDIESLPMPEEKDFRDYILILPVPNMPPVYVYLSKPPVKPLEVGEYQDLAGRSRNDGLDIDHIPSKAALKLFLKNKLGKAATDKDIDKILNSGVSIAIPHRVHRGYSETYKGRNTKAKQVKDASDIRVAVDSNFDAQVPGLREEGYTDDQLNKAREELHQLNKEQGWYK